A single region of the Enterococcus mundtii genome encodes:
- a CDS encoding BglG family transcription antiterminator: MIKEREKAIIQYILMNEHTTVTKIAKHMNLSNKTVSQSLKLIDELFSGTTIELIRKPRVGVSINGDPNEVLSGLDTTTMVTVPASKKERIQFLCFELLKKKTYFTRQELQDTLFISKSTLEGDMNQVHEIFRHFNVSIDRLPGKGSFLNLSEQEKRRLAFDLIYYFWGSNWKITKKNQLYLHSIQGIPPFVNEFIDMKNITLVDTLLQEYLKEAQIRLNDTTYHSLLLHLLIMIDRVREDNYLESEGVFGKVRENKPFDLFIRKLEKTFLLTLPSSEVRYILLHLEGDTLLEQTKQMHEVTDEHIRQLIHENVTLYNESIILGLVTHIKEAVLRIKKGLLIHNPFLQDVKKNFPVAFTEAIQLANALSQDFSINVPEDEVAFLAVHIQAMKEQKEEKHQKKVSVLLVCSSGKGTSQLLAARLRRNYEKIEISRILSIQELMQTSIDEDLVISTVNLNLETIPTINVSPVLNKLERQKIEQFLKNAQNKPIKTTNHFGKLIKDDLIFLDHSFTDYQEVIQFVGQQLIKKGYAEEKIISSSLEREQLSFTSFGKFATPHGVPKYVKKSAIVFLRLANELMWGETKVKYLFFICIKDETAQELEEIYDVMLEIIESGEKNYLLKGTKNEIKNYLKEEF; this comes from the coding sequence ATGATCAAGGAACGAGAAAAAGCAATCATTCAATATATTTTGATGAACGAACATACGACGGTCACAAAAATAGCGAAACACATGAATTTATCGAATAAAACAGTTTCACAATCATTAAAATTGATCGATGAACTATTTAGCGGAACAACCATCGAACTAATTAGAAAACCACGAGTTGGTGTTTCGATCAACGGTGATCCAAACGAAGTACTAAGTGGGCTTGATACGACGACAATGGTAACAGTTCCAGCTTCTAAAAAAGAACGTATCCAATTCCTCTGTTTTGAACTCTTGAAAAAAAAGACCTATTTCACTCGCCAAGAACTACAAGATACACTATTTATCAGCAAATCGACATTAGAAGGTGATATGAACCAAGTCCATGAGATTTTCCGCCATTTCAACGTTAGCATCGATCGCCTGCCTGGTAAAGGTTCATTTCTAAACTTATCAGAGCAAGAAAAAAGACGCTTAGCATTTGATCTAATCTACTATTTTTGGGGTAGTAATTGGAAAATCACCAAAAAGAATCAACTATATCTACACTCGATCCAAGGGATTCCTCCTTTTGTCAATGAGTTCATCGACATGAAGAACATCACATTAGTTGATACATTATTGCAGGAATACCTAAAAGAGGCACAAATAAGGTTGAATGATACGACCTACCATTCATTATTGCTCCATCTGTTGATTATGATTGATCGCGTAAGAGAAGATAACTATTTAGAAAGTGAAGGAGTATTTGGAAAAGTCAGAGAAAATAAACCATTTGATTTATTCATTCGAAAATTAGAAAAAACTTTCTTATTGACACTACCTTCTTCTGAAGTCCGTTATATTCTCTTACACTTAGAAGGTGATACATTGCTTGAACAAACGAAGCAAATGCATGAAGTGACAGATGAACACATTCGACAATTGATTCACGAAAATGTAACCCTTTACAACGAAAGTATCATTTTAGGGTTAGTTACGCACATCAAAGAAGCAGTCTTGCGTATCAAAAAAGGATTATTGATCCATAATCCTTTTTTACAAGATGTGAAGAAAAACTTTCCTGTGGCTTTTACAGAAGCCATCCAATTAGCGAATGCCTTAAGCCAAGATTTTTCCATCAACGTCCCAGAAGATGAAGTCGCTTTTCTTGCTGTCCATATCCAAGCAATGAAAGAGCAAAAAGAAGAAAAACATCAAAAGAAAGTCAGTGTCTTACTTGTTTGTAGCAGTGGCAAAGGCACCTCACAACTCTTGGCTGCCCGACTTCGTAGAAATTATGAGAAGATCGAAATTTCTAGGATACTTTCGATCCAAGAGTTGATGCAGACATCGATCGATGAAGATCTGGTGATATCGACTGTCAACTTGAACCTAGAGACGATACCAACGATCAATGTTTCACCGGTTCTCAACAAATTAGAACGTCAGAAAATCGAGCAATTTTTAAAAAATGCCCAAAATAAACCAATCAAAACAACGAATCACTTTGGGAAGTTGATCAAAGATGACTTGATCTTTTTGGATCATTCATTCACAGACTATCAAGAAGTGATCCAATTCGTAGGACAACAATTGATTAAAAAAGGATACGCAGAAGAAAAAATCATCTCTTCTTCTTTAGAAAGAGAACAGCTTTCTTTTACCTCTTTTGGAAAATTTGCAACACCACACGGGGTCCCTAAATATGTTAAAAAATCGGCGATCGTCTTTTTACGATTAGCTAATGAATTGATGTGGGGAGAAACGAAAGTCAAATATTTATTTTTCATCTGTATTAAAGATGAAACAGCACAAGAGCTGGAAGAAATCTATGATGTCATGCTAGAGATCATCGAATCTGGTGAAAAAAACTATTTGTTAAAGGGAACAAAAAATGAGATCAAAAACTATTTGAAAGAGGAATTTTAA
- the clpB gene encoding ATP-dependent chaperone ClpB, translating to MNSEKMTTTLQEAIAEAQQVAMTRKHQEIDIVHLWKIFLQPNHFGRNLYTDAGIDADAFEQEIDRVLDEYPTVSGSNVQYGQNLSQNLFHLLNEADQLRESFGDEFLSTEIVLLALMKLKNYPLTVYLTKQGLNEKELRKNIEDMRGGERVTSKNQEEQYKALEKYGVDLIQQVRSGKMDPIIGRDEEIRDVIRILSRKTKNNPVLIGEPGVGKTAIVEGLAQRIVRKDVPENLKDKTIFSLDMGALIAGAKFRGEFEERLKAVLKEVKKSDGRIILFIDEIHNIVGAGKTEGSMDAGNLLKPMLARGELHLIGATTLDEYRQYMEKDKALERRFQKVLVKEPTVEDTISILRGLKERFEIHHSVNIHDNALVAAATLSDRYITDRFLPDKAIDLIDEASATIRVEMNSMPTELDQVTRRLMQLEIEEAALKKESDDASKKRLKNLQEELADLREEANAMKMQWETEKEEVNTVSSKRAEIDKAKHELEDAENNYDLERAAVLRHGTIPQLEKELAELEAKTKDSDIKMVQESVTENEIAQVVGRLTGIPVTKLVEGEREKLIKLNETLHKRVIGQDEAVDAVSDAVIRSRAGLQDPNRPLGSFLFLGPTGVGKTELAKALAENLFDSEEHMVRIDMSEYMEKHAVSRLVGAPPGYIGYEEGGQLTEAVRRNPYTIVLLDEIEKAHPDVFNILLQVLDDGRLTDSKGRLVDFKNTVMIMTSNIGSQLLLEGVTPEGTIPEEVEEQVRTLLRSHFKPEFLNRIDDTILFTPLSLNNVKGIVDKMISHLAHRLEHQEIILEISDEAKTWIAENAYEPAYGARPLKRFITKEVETPLAKEIVAGKIMPKSKVTITLFDHHLAFATENLPEDES from the coding sequence ATGAATAGTGAAAAAATGACAACTACGCTCCAAGAAGCGATTGCAGAAGCACAACAAGTAGCGATGACAAGAAAACATCAAGAAATCGACATCGTTCATTTATGGAAGATCTTTTTACAGCCAAATCATTTTGGCCGTAATCTATATACAGATGCAGGTATCGATGCAGATGCGTTTGAACAAGAGATTGATCGAGTGTTAGATGAGTATCCAACAGTCTCAGGCAGCAATGTCCAATACGGACAAAATCTTAGTCAAAATCTTTTTCATTTATTGAATGAAGCGGATCAATTGAGAGAAAGTTTTGGTGATGAATTCTTATCCACTGAGATCGTGCTATTAGCTTTAATGAAATTAAAAAATTATCCACTGACTGTTTATTTGACAAAACAGGGACTGAATGAAAAAGAATTGCGTAAAAATATCGAAGACATGCGGGGAGGAGAGCGTGTGACCTCAAAAAATCAAGAAGAACAATATAAAGCGTTAGAAAAATATGGTGTCGATCTCATCCAACAAGTTCGTAGTGGCAAAATGGACCCGATCATTGGCCGAGATGAAGAAATTCGTGATGTGATCCGGATCTTGTCACGTAAAACTAAAAACAACCCTGTGTTGATCGGGGAACCTGGTGTTGGTAAAACAGCGATCGTTGAAGGATTAGCGCAACGTATCGTTCGCAAAGATGTACCAGAAAACTTAAAAGATAAAACCATTTTTTCTTTAGATATGGGTGCCTTGATTGCTGGAGCAAAATTCCGTGGGGAGTTTGAAGAACGCTTAAAAGCAGTCTTGAAAGAAGTGAAGAAAAGCGATGGACGGATCATCTTGTTCATCGATGAGATCCACAATATCGTCGGTGCAGGAAAAACGGAAGGTAGTATGGATGCCGGTAACTTGCTTAAACCGATGTTAGCTCGTGGGGAACTTCATTTGATCGGGGCGACTACTTTAGATGAATACCGCCAATACATGGAAAAGGACAAAGCGTTAGAGCGCCGTTTCCAAAAAGTATTAGTGAAGGAACCAACTGTTGAAGATACGATCAGTATTCTTCGAGGATTGAAAGAGCGTTTTGAGATCCACCATAGCGTCAATATCCATGACAATGCCTTGGTTGCGGCAGCTACATTATCCGATCGCTATATCACAGACCGCTTTTTACCTGATAAAGCCATTGATTTGATCGATGAAGCAAGTGCTACGATCCGAGTAGAAATGAATTCCATGCCAACGGAATTAGATCAAGTGACTCGTCGTTTGATGCAGTTGGAGATCGAAGAAGCAGCTTTGAAGAAAGAATCTGATGATGCAAGTAAAAAACGTTTGAAGAACTTACAAGAAGAATTAGCCGATCTTCGAGAAGAAGCCAATGCGATGAAGATGCAGTGGGAAACTGAAAAAGAAGAAGTAAATACCGTTTCTTCTAAACGTGCAGAAATCGATAAGGCAAAACATGAATTAGAAGACGCAGAAAACAATTATGATCTTGAGCGTGCTGCTGTTTTGCGTCATGGTACCATTCCACAATTAGAGAAAGAACTAGCAGAACTTGAAGCAAAAACAAAAGACAGTGATATCAAGATGGTACAAGAATCTGTCACTGAAAATGAAATTGCGCAAGTTGTAGGTCGTTTAACAGGGATTCCAGTAACAAAACTCGTGGAAGGTGAACGCGAAAAACTAATCAAGTTGAATGAAACACTTCATAAACGTGTCATTGGGCAAGATGAAGCGGTAGACGCAGTGAGTGATGCGGTCATTCGTTCTCGTGCGGGATTACAAGATCCAAATCGACCATTGGGTTCATTCTTATTCTTAGGACCAACTGGTGTCGGTAAAACCGAACTAGCAAAAGCTTTAGCAGAAAACTTGTTTGATTCTGAAGAGCATATGGTGCGGATCGATATGAGTGAATACATGGAAAAACATGCCGTTTCTCGTTTAGTTGGTGCGCCTCCAGGCTACATTGGCTACGAAGAAGGTGGACAGCTAACAGAGGCTGTGCGACGAAACCCATATACGATCGTTTTGCTCGATGAAATTGAAAAGGCACATCCAGACGTCTTCAATATTTTATTACAAGTATTAGACGATGGTCGTTTGACGGATTCCAAAGGTCGTCTCGTTGACTTTAAAAACACGGTGATGATCATGACAAGCAATATCGGTTCTCAATTATTGTTAGAAGGTGTCACTCCAGAAGGAACTATTCCAGAAGAAGTCGAAGAACAAGTGCGAACGCTCCTTCGTAGTCATTTCAAACCAGAATTCTTGAATCGTATTGATGACACGATCCTCTTTACGCCATTAAGTCTAAACAATGTCAAAGGGATCGTTGACAAAATGATTTCTCATTTGGCACATCGTTTAGAACATCAAGAAATCATTTTGGAAATCAGTGACGAAGCAAAAACATGGATTGCAGAAAATGCGTACGAGCCTGCATACGGTGCTCGTCCATTGAAACGATTCATCACAAAAGAAGTTGAAACGCCTTTGGCTAAAGAAATCGTAGCTGGTAAAATCATGCCAAAATCGAAAGTAACGATCACTTTGTTTGATCACCACTTGGCATTCGCAACTGAAAACTTACCCGAAGATGAATCATAA
- the celB gene encoding PTS cellobiose transporter subunit IIC, with protein sequence MQKFLDWLERVLTPMAKTIGENKYLIAIRDGFLLSTPLLIVGSLFLVLTNFPIPNWNETMSHILGDNWSTMLNMPATASFDIMTILAVGGIGYSLAKQFKVDAMQAAIISLVAFFIVTPFTTLFTPEGSTEVYEVGSLPLRWMGSSGLFLGMVVALVATRFFVALLRKGWTIKMPEGVPPTVVQSFEALIPSFVIVTLFMIVNWLANLTSYGNLQEILFKFLQTPLLSLGNTLGAMIIAYLFLHFFWFFGINGSSVVGAVFNPILRALSVENLDAFKNGADIPNIITGQFQDMFATFGGGGSTLSLILVMILVCKSQRVKKLSQLSLVPGIFGINEPIIFGLPIVLNPVLLIPFALVPTINIIISYFCMDLGLVNYTNGIQLPWTTPPIISGFLVSGWQASVLQALLILLGMAIYYPFIKVLDNQYLKEEAEAIQEEEEIDFDEFDFDDL encoded by the coding sequence ATGCAAAAATTTTTGGATTGGTTAGAACGTGTGTTAACACCAATGGCGAAAACAATCGGTGAAAACAAGTATTTGATTGCGATTCGTGATGGTTTTTTGCTATCAACACCCTTATTGATCGTAGGATCGCTCTTTTTAGTTTTGACTAATTTTCCAATTCCAAATTGGAATGAAACGATGAGCCATATTCTCGGAGATAACTGGTCAACGATGTTGAATATGCCTGCCACGGCAAGTTTTGATATTATGACGATTTTAGCAGTTGGGGGTATTGGCTATAGTCTGGCAAAACAATTTAAAGTAGATGCCATGCAAGCGGCAATTATTTCATTGGTCGCTTTTTTTATCGTGACCCCTTTTACAACCCTGTTTACACCAGAAGGCTCCACTGAAGTCTATGAAGTAGGAAGCTTGCCATTACGTTGGATGGGCTCTAGTGGCCTGTTCTTAGGGATGGTCGTGGCTTTGGTTGCTACCCGATTCTTTGTCGCTTTATTACGTAAAGGTTGGACGATCAAAATGCCAGAAGGTGTGCCACCAACCGTCGTACAATCCTTTGAAGCGTTGATCCCAAGTTTTGTGATTGTTACTCTTTTTATGATTGTCAATTGGTTGGCCAATCTAACCTCATATGGTAATTTACAAGAAATACTATTTAAGTTCCTACAAACTCCTTTACTTAGCTTAGGAAATACTCTAGGCGCGATGATCATAGCCTACTTATTCTTGCACTTTTTTTGGTTTTTCGGTATCAACGGTTCGAGTGTGGTTGGGGCAGTATTCAATCCGATTTTACGAGCACTATCCGTTGAAAATTTAGATGCTTTCAAAAATGGCGCAGATATACCAAATATCATCACAGGTCAATTTCAAGATATGTTTGCTACTTTTGGTGGTGGGGGATCTACGCTTTCATTGATTCTAGTCATGATTCTAGTATGCAAAAGCCAACGAGTGAAAAAACTGTCGCAATTGTCACTAGTACCAGGGATTTTTGGAATCAATGAACCGATTATTTTTGGTTTACCAATTGTTTTAAATCCAGTCTTACTTATTCCATTTGCACTCGTACCCACGATCAATATCATCATTTCCTATTTTTGTATGGATTTAGGATTAGTAAACTATACAAATGGTATTCAACTGCCGTGGACAACACCACCGATCATCTCTGGCTTCTTAGTTAGTGGGTGGCAGGCATCTGTTTTGCAAGCATTACTGATCCTACTAGGAATGGCTATTTATTATCCTTTTATCAAAGTGCTAGATAATCAGTATTTAAAAGAAGAAGCAGAGGCGATACAGGAAGAAGAAGAAATCGATTTTGACGAATTCGATTTTGATGATTTATAG
- a CDS encoding PTS sugar transporter subunit IIB encodes MTTKKIYLFCEAGMSTSIMVNKMMDVVRKHKMPLEIAAFPAIHAEEKVAQEKPVAILLGPQVRHLASKMKETFDPMGIPVGTIAPETYGMMDGEKALKDVLGLIKKSKATK; translated from the coding sequence ATGACAACTAAAAAAATTTATTTGTTTTGTGAAGCAGGAATGTCAACAAGTATTATGGTCAATAAAATGATGGACGTCGTCAGAAAACACAAAATGCCATTAGAAATTGCCGCTTTTCCTGCGATCCATGCGGAAGAAAAAGTCGCACAAGAAAAACCTGTGGCTATTTTATTAGGGCCTCAAGTCCGTCATTTAGCGAGTAAAATGAAAGAAACGTTTGACCCAATGGGGATTCCTGTTGGCACGATTGCTCCAGAAACATATGGCATGATGGACGGAGAAAAAGCGTTGAAAGATGTCTTGGGTTTGATAAAAAAATCAAAAGCGACAAAGTAG
- a CDS encoding N(4)-(beta-N-acetylglucosaminyl)-L-asparaginase yields MWGMIATWRMAHEGVLAAKQQLEAQFSCKDAVETAIKVVEDYPFYKSVGYGGLPNEKGIVEMDAAFMDGETFKIGAVAGITDVANPISVARQLSAEKFNSFRVGQGATEYAMLSGFERKNMLTARAKKIWEQRVKEIATLNLDPYDGHDTVGVVALDTQQQMAVGTSSSGLFMKKHGRVGDSPLSGSGFYVDSTIGGAAATGLGEDLMKGCLSYEIVRLMGNGCTPQVACDRAVYGFDERLRKRYGKAGAFSLIALDKYGEWGVATNVEFTFSVATMAQEPAIFMANPGPDQTTVITPITQEWLDAYEARIKAPI; encoded by the coding sequence ATGTGGGGAATGATTGCAACCTGGCGCATGGCACATGAAGGTGTCTTGGCCGCTAAACAACAATTAGAAGCACAGTTTTCATGTAAAGATGCTGTGGAAACGGCGATCAAAGTGGTAGAAGATTATCCATTTTATAAATCCGTTGGTTATGGTGGGTTACCAAATGAAAAAGGGATCGTAGAAATGGATGCTGCTTTTATGGATGGAGAAACATTTAAGATTGGTGCAGTTGCTGGGATTACTGATGTAGCCAATCCGATTTCTGTTGCTCGGCAATTAAGCGCTGAAAAATTCAATAGTTTTCGAGTAGGGCAAGGAGCAACAGAATATGCAATGCTATCTGGTTTTGAACGAAAAAATATGTTAACGGCACGTGCAAAAAAAATATGGGAACAACGAGTAAAAGAAATCGCCACGTTGAATTTAGATCCTTATGATGGCCATGATACGGTCGGAGTTGTCGCGCTCGATACGCAACAACAGATGGCAGTAGGAACATCCAGTTCCGGTTTGTTTATGAAAAAACATGGACGTGTAGGAGATTCGCCATTATCTGGGTCGGGATTTTATGTGGATAGTACGATTGGCGGTGCAGCAGCTACAGGCTTAGGGGAAGATCTTATGAAGGGCTGTCTCTCTTATGAAATCGTTCGATTGATGGGGAATGGATGTACGCCACAAGTGGCTTGTGATCGAGCCGTTTATGGATTTGATGAGCGATTGCGCAAACGTTATGGCAAAGCGGGGGCGTTCTCGTTAATAGCATTAGATAAATATGGCGAATGGGGGGTAGCTACGAACGTTGAATTTACATTTAGTGTTGCAACGATGGCTCAAGAACCAGCAATTTTCATGGCCAACCCTGGTCCAGATCAGACGACAGTGATCACACCAATCACGCAAGAATGGCTTGATGCCTATGAAGCACGTATCAAAGCACCAATTTAA